In Lolium rigidum isolate FL_2022 chromosome 7, APGP_CSIRO_Lrig_0.1, whole genome shotgun sequence, the DNA window NNNNNNNNNNNNNNNNNNNNNNNNNNGGTATAGAAAAGAAACAAATATATTGGTTTGTGCATTTTATTAACCCAGATGCACATAATGCACAACAGCATGCTGCAAACAAGTCAACGTAGCAAAGGAACAGAAGTGAATGTATATGCATACAGTGCAAAACACATGCAATACATGTCAAATAGACTAAAATTTACAGTATACATCAAACAGACCTCTGAGTTACCAAGATGAGGAGACAATAGGTTGAAATTATCAAATAAAGGATAGACATGCACTTCAAAAGGTACAATGTATTGCTTGCATTGGAGAATGCCACATAAAGGATGGATGCACTTCAGAAGGTAGGTACAATGTATTGCACTTCAGAAGGTAGGTACAATGTATTCCACTTCAGAAGGTACAATGTATTTCTTTTAGTGGAGATTTACCTTCCTAGTTCTATTCATGACCAAAGAAAGAATTCTTGTTATTAAATAGTACATGGCAAGTTCTTGCTGGTGAAGCTAACTAATAGTAATTCGACGACCTGTGAGCTTACAGAAATGCTTACATTCATGTCCAAAGATCATCGCAATATTGTGATGTATTAAGAGCAAGCATTATCTGGCTGCTAGTCAGGAGAAATATATGATAGAGCTACAACTGTAAATAACTGTCCTATCTGCAAAGCACGTGTTCCAGGGGATTTTGAAGCCACTGTAAATAACTCAAGTGCTTTCATCGACTTGGTAAACCACATTccgttatttttatttcatttgttgGGGATTTTGTTGCAGGGTCGGTAAGGAGGGGGATTGAGAGAAATGGTCTAGTCCATATGGTCAATTTCCACCTTGCAGGTGAATGAGCAAAGACAACGGACAGTTGCTACCGCGGTTTTGATCCAGTGGAAGGTGGTACCATTGTCATACAACCAGGAGGAATTTGGTCATCCCTTTGAACATCACTGACCAGAGAGAATGACACTAGTGAAGAACAGTGATTGTGTAGTGAACAAAAAAACAAAGAAGCCTCCAGCTTTCTTTAGTGAGAGAAGCAAAAACTCCTTTTGTGCAAGATTATATGGTAGCACCTTGACCTTAACAACAATCAACAACCAAAGTAATGATTATATGGTAGCACCTTGACCttaacaacaatcaacaacaaagtAGTGATATACATAAACACTCAAAGTCAGAGGACCCGACAAAACAGGAACTCCTAGCGATCTGAAAAATATGATGGAAGTAGCTTTCTTAAATAATGTGTAATGCTCCAAGAAGTTTGTTGTGAGCTAGATGAGGTTGACATCCCTCATGTACTACTGTTGGAAGAGGCCAGGCGCAAGTTGCCCACTGAGGAGGCTCCTAACCCTGAACACAAAAGAGGCACCAGCCAGGGATGCTCTAGGAAGTCTACATGAAACTACCAAAAAGATAACAGGAAATTGGCTCATGCCAGTGTCATTTGCAGGGGGTTAAATCTGTAACAGCCGGAACAAGACAAAGCTACTAATGAAGTAGGAGATTACAGGATCAAGAAATGAAGTCATGTTCGTTCGTGCAGTTAGCACATGTCCACAAATTTATTGACTTACCTCTGGAAGATCTGGACCTGAATACATATCTGTTTTGCCACTCTGAGAAGTATCATCTAGTTGGCAGGGCGATCCCTCTCTGCTTGCCTGGTCACTAGTGGATCCACCTGGAACATAATCTCGTTGGCACTTCCTTTTACCCCGCGAAGCAATCAATCCGTCTGCAACAGCACATGAGTGGTTACGAATCATACGGACAACTTAACATACACATGCATGAATCCAATCTGTTTCCCTTATCCAACTACAACGCAAGATCTCTAACAACATTTTAAAAAGACATCCTGCTTAAATTTAAGAAGAAAAAACCGCGGCTCCAGTTCGCCACAGATACTTGCAGAATACTGAATCTCTCGTAAATGAAATTGACATTCTATCCGAAGGAAATAGACATTGTTCAATTTGAAGGAAATAGACATTCTATTCTATCAGCGAGTGAGATTGACATGGATCTGTTCCACACCATCTTCCTCCGAAATAGCATGACGACGGGCACAGTAGTgtattagggtgtgtttggtttggttcCCCAATTAGCCCCGCCAAAAAATTGGGTGCCTATCAAGTTGTTGTTATTGTTTAGTTTGTAGCCAAAATTTTAGCTGCTAATGCTTATCCATCCCTCCCACTCACAGATTCTTGCCAAATAGTTGGCCAAATGTGGGCAAAGGATTCTTTGACCAAAAAATTGGTAGCTAACTCTTGCCAAATATTTGGTAGGGCTAGTGTGGGCACCAACCAAACATACGGACAACTTAACATACACATGCTTGAATCCAATCTGCCTCCCTTATCCAACTACATCGCAAGATCACTAACAACATTTAAAAAAAACATCTTGCTTAAAtttaagaagaaaaaaaatagacTCCAGTTCACCACGTACAGATACTTGCGGAGAATACTGAATCTCTCGTAAATGAAATTGACATTGTTCAATCCGATGGAAATATAAATTCTATTCTCTCAGCGAGTGAGATTGACATCGATCTGTTCCACACTACCGTCTCCGAAATAGCATAACCACGGGCACAGTAGTAGTGTATTAGTGTTTGGGTGAAACTCTAGATATCAAAAACAAAGTAACCACCAGTCAGGTCAAAAAGGGCGTCCCAGGATGTGTAGCGAACAACTGATTTCAGCCTTGGAATCCTCAAACATGGAAGCGTCCAGGGGAAAACAGGGTAAATTAAGCTAAATGTGGACCTCGCATCCTTTATTTCAAAAACCCGACCCCATCAGGTGATGGCGAGCATCTTGCATATATAGGTGCTGGTCTGGTCGGCAAAAGAAGCAGAGGCGCAGGCGCCATTGTCTGGTGTTTGGATTGAAACCGTGCTGTGCGACAGTTTGTGATCCAAGACGCATCAAAGTAGATAGAGGGCAAGGAGAGGGAGGGGACAAACAAACTAACCTGCCATCCAATGAGTAGCGGGGAGGAGGCACCGCTTGAATCCGAGCGTCCCGGTCCTCCGCCTCCGGTTCCTCTTCGCCGGCGTCGGTCGATTCCAAGCTCTCCGGTTGACGACTGAAACCCTAGTACAGCCCACGCGACCCGCTGCGCTAACCCCGCCCGCCATGGTGTGCCGCCGCCTGCCGCTCCCGCTCGCCTGGAACGACCAGTTGGGTGGCAATGGGGGCAATTTCAGTGGCGATGGTGGACCGGACCGGAGAACTATTGATTTCGTTCCAGCCTCGTGTTTTtgtttggggatatatatatatccagGCTCGTGCTTGTTGAACCTGGTGGTTTGTTGGGCCTAGACTTTTTTTGACTTGGGCCTATTACTATTTCTCTAACCTTTTTTTCTGAAAAATGTTATATTTTGGAGATATAGGTTATTTGAATTATGGCACTTGGGGACGTAACTGTTACAAAGTTAGTTAGAAAATATTGTTACAAACACTATTGGATGTATTTTTCCGTTCGACTTTCCACGAGATTCATTAGCTCGAGTATTTTTATTCTACAAGCTGATACGCAGGATTTCGAAAACATAGTAATAACTGGAGAAATACATAATTAAGATAGAACAGGACTTCGGGTGTTTGATTCGTGGCAATAAACTGAACACAAGAATTTTCAAACTAGGGTTAAAACAGATGCAAAGATATTAGTAATAAAAACAGTTTTGGATGGATTGTGAAATTCCTTTGTTTTCTCTTTGAAACATATACCAAAGGAGAATGCCCCTGTTATTTTTTCCTTATTTCTATGCTCCATTATTTTGAGTCAGATAGATGAATACCCTAAAAAAAATCCTATtccggtgttttttttttttgcactatTGATCAACGAGGCCCTATAGACAATCCATATCTCCCTTTCTCCCCCGCAAAAGGTATGTTTTTTCATAATAGTACCCCTACTGACTTCagtcactacgggaaaatcaggcgctgccgtgcagcaaatcattgccgtgagccaccgcacggcaaagatttctttgccgtgcaacgcaagaggcacgcacggcaaagaacatgtgcacggcaaagttacagggtggcgcacggcaaagatacagaGCACGGCAACCTCACGcgtgccgcacggcaacgtctcctcgcacggcaaagtccctcaaacgcgcacggcaaagaaatcatgACGGCAAAGGCAAAATAAGGCCGCACGGCAAAAAAACTATGCTCGGCAAAGGACTGGGACGTTGCCGTGGGCTTCTCTTTGCCGTGAGGCCGAGATAGAATGCACGGCAaaggagcctttgccgtgcgactccttctttgccgtgtgttgtacttcattttatttgtttttctttctattttatttcatctcatacttatatttatttttttattagtttcactttttgatgaatatttattagtgttacttaagacaatgtgcaat includes these proteins:
- the LOC124671477 gene encoding uncharacterized protein LOC124671477 → MAGGVSAAGRVGCTRVSVVNRRAWNRPTPAKRNRRRRTGTLGFKRCLLPATHWMADGLIASRGKRKCQRDYVPGGSTSDQASREGSPCQLDDTSQSGKTDMYSGPDLPEDMWHHIHSLMPLRDAARAACLSQSFRCSWKRYPNLILSMETLGLDGHMASNRCYTSD